One stretch of Daphnia pulicaria isolate SC F1-1A chromosome 8, SC_F0-13Bv2, whole genome shotgun sequence DNA includes these proteins:
- the LOC124310825 gene encoding FH2 domain-containing protein 1-like isoform X2, with amino-acid sequence MADSRAGQHHSSSQHQSSALLTPSNAIKQLEYPTDHKLFQSIRRQLNGYDQHHHHHHTHNPVLWIREFLTLGGWDYLLDALKFHSQNSGKNGWHQLNKRQVDDDSSKTINWTWLQIECADTIRSVMDSRIGLDYIVENREYVAKLASALDTANTTVKKQVFELLSALCVYNADGYSRTLDALEHFKNLKGDRYRFAVVVRELRDAPTVEYKTALVAFINCIIISTPQLKDRLRIRNEFVGLKLLATLNELKNEAASDTDLAVQIDVFDEQRESDESQLQGPDGVDLSSHLDVFHAILRQVVDTPQEIPFLSILQHLLRIDPKEAVSDVVWDTAETLVHRASLMESKEELTRLLRSPSHAKMSHRDEPGSGSKSRKQSLNLTLSPAGDGSRTPAGLLSPMNGPPPPPPPPPPPGGIPHPPPPPPPGCGPPPPPPPPLLPGSAGPPPPPPPGLGGLTPPAPPAPAVHPDLKDLRLPQLDIPRPKAKMKTLNWVKLPDIKIFSRSNIWTTVAKSHQKSPMADLDWAEMEGLFCQQPAPGTPSSGGVKGLANGTPNGSLLGTPNTPDTERRRKETTEVSLLDGKRSLNINIFLKQFRSTNAEIAQMIRDGEHDDIGTEKLRGLLKILPPTDEVEMLRAYDGDRNRLGNAEKFLLLHLMTIPNYRLRIESMLLKEEFNSQINYLGPSIDAMIMAGEKLKGNKHLQDILYMVVVAGNFLNSGGYAGNAGGVKLASLQKLADIRANKPGMNLIHFVALQAEKKDKELLKMPEEMSVLEDATKTTVEQLRNEVNALDLRITNIAKQIDAPNTPPDIKNQMEEFLRSAKDEMADLQKDLLELDEVRTELADFFCEDRDSFKLEECFKLFLNFCQRFRTGVLENEHRRQHEAAAENRRRQREEQLALKRRQSAGGPQGSTGDNDSENVMDSLLLDIRCGFPMRDKFRKGKKASIDPSVEDDNASPLVLAVASSPRVSRKRLGSNTVVTVPSSNDASRQDDSLLEDLTPNGSLRRRRSRVPSEEDDTLMDYLRTSGHADGSRERKSTGNIPDGYGSLDRSWYRNRTRASGGPGQKKRPDLMSADFTGGGGTLAPSPLAAPPPVQDNSGPSTLEPLPETTLIESRRSPRRDWKPPLENTDVVGVMEAIEDASTREKSAWQRKSALPGTASTATDNPLDGRNRFRRMRSRLQPEETDRPTTPATPIVPSTPVQPDSEVERRKAMIGSLGRQPTEDKLTIYIKQDSEPHVKEMLPTLVEQSPVTTRRRSDQGLSTPIEGSGTASRLLNRYRQQTPLDVPNDLLRTIEEVDRTPKSPVETSETYDRSPGPLTGTTPPATILSAAEREKKRYQRTMTPNTLRSKLQEKLISGFDTNELAGTIASIQITPEKQTAEKNNNPNTSSSKTPVDGDSSGTGESETSLPPIQPGPRKPRRLSRGGLSGEDGPTDKIDIDSENIETPPVTRRAYGSRPFVASSGTTSTSTGTSEVSGSPSTGTSSSKNGRTSMKAEDDELGDGNFDRYSSVRRTRRLRKAPEGAEEDSTSLEPRKSPEGVEDPEDLSQTDVIVGMEVKKEGEVSTVEVTRRMSEERDLQPHAGIGNNNNNNNNHGMAVSNEDKERRLQRWKDKLGPRDEAETAVMTASGASAIKVRRDRPSRTNEAEPPDETQGSRLALSHLRDSPPRKADSVFSRLAQGSGMRGTSSAANNRTSTDTQQPKQRRSLFGDSTRDSFTKTLSKKFESPAKRPEENGTSSLLRRSSSIRTADRPRSTFFSPISSEPTVPEMRERTMTLGRSSSFRVGNRTPGAGSSTPSTATSTTEKKTGSGYTSSLMNWRPFRKSRDENADPEPSSRKSSMSSTMTNRPIGASSTRSSNLGTSNSSLKRSTSSVASLTPLRGGGYVPGGMSSTLSSAQRNGPSSTSLMRTGSVKTAAAPVNGRTTSFLKVAVPSSPAPVRRSTGSSFMRPTASSVAKDKDLLGPVLVKSSIRPTAATTSVAQRPKLF; translated from the exons ATGGCTGATAGCCGAGCTGGTCAGCATCACTCGTCGTCACAGCATCAGTCGTCTGCTCTGCTGACGCCCAGTAACGCCATCAAGCAATTAGAGTATCCGACCGATCACAAACTCTTTCAGTCTATCCGACGCCAGTTGAACGGTTATGATCAacatcaccatcaccaccatacTCACAATCCGGTACTTTGGATAAGAGAATTCCTGACACTCGGCGGCTGGGATTACCTGCTGGATGCCCTGAAATTTCACAGCCAAAATTCGGGCAAAAATG GTTGGCATCAATTGAATAAGCGCCAGGTGGACGACGACAGCAGTAAGACCATCAACTGGACGTGGCTGCAGATCGAGTGCGCCGACACGATACGCAGCGTCATGGATTCGCGCATCGGGCTCGACTACATCGTCGAGAACCGCGAGTATGTGGCCAAATTGGCCTCGGCCCTCGACACGGCCAACACCACCGTCAAGAAACAAGTCTTCGAGCTCCTCTCGGCCCTCTGCGTCTACAATGCCGACGGCTACTCCCGCACGCTCGATGCTCTCGAGCACTTCAAGAACCTCAAAG GTGATCGTTACCGTTTCGCCGTTGTGGTGCGGGAGCTGCGCGACGCCCCGACAGTCGAGTACAAGACAGCTCTGGTGGCATTCATCAACTGCATCATCATCTCGACTCCACAGCTCAAGGATCGCCTCCGCATCCGCAACGAGTTCGTCGGCCTCAAACTTCTGGCAACGCTCAACGAGCTGAAAAACGAGGCGGCCTCCGACACCGATCTGGCGGTCCAGATTGACGTCTTCGACGAGCAGCGGGAGAGCGACGAATCTCAATTGCAAG GTCCTGACGGAGTGGACTTGAGTTCTCACTTGGATGTTTTCCACGCCATCCTGCGCCAGGTGGTGGACACACCCCAGGAGATCCCGTTCCTGTCCATTTTGCAGCATCTGCTCAGGATCGACCCCAAGGAAGCCGTTTCCGATGTGGTGTGGGACACGGCGGAAACGCTGGTCCATCGAGCCTCCCTGATGGAGTCGAAGGAAGAGCTGACGCGCCTGTTACGCAGTCCGTCCCACGCTAAAATGTCGCACCGTGACGAACCCGGCAGTGGTAGCAAGTCACGCAAGCAGTCGCTCAACCTGACCCTATCACCGGCGGGTGATGGCAGCCGGACCCCCGCTGGACTCCTGTCGCCGATGAATGGGCCGCCACCTCCTCCACCTCCGCCACCACCTCCag GTGGAATTCCGCATccgcctcctccgccgccTCCAGGTTGCGgtccaccacctcctccgccTCCGCCACTCTTGCCCGGCTCGGCTGGTCCTCCGCCACCACCCCCTCCGGGTCTAGGAGGTCTGACTCCACCCGCACCGCCCGCTCCGGCCGTTCATCCGGATTTGAAGGACTTGCGCTTACCACAATTAGATATTCCTCGACCCAAAGCCAAGATGAAGACGCTCAACTGGGTCAAGTTGCCAGACATCAAG ATTTTCAGCCGTTCGAATATTTGGACAACTGTGGCCAAGTCACACCAGAAATCGCCCATGGCCGATTTGGACTGGGCGGAGATGGAGGGCCTGTTTTGCCAGCAGCCAGCGCCGGGAACTCCGTCATCAGGTGGAGTCAAAGGATTGGCCAACGGAACGCCCAACGGTAGCCTCCTGGGTACTCCCAACACTCCGGACACGGAGCGTAGGCGCAAGGAGACGACCGAAGTGTCTCTGCTGGACGGCAAACGGAGTCTCAACATCAACATCTTTTTGAAGCAATTCCGGTCGACCAATGCGGAAATTGCCCAGATGATCCGCGACGGAGAACACGACGACATCGGGACGGAGAAACTGCGCGGACTCCTCAAGATCCTTCCGCCCACCGACGAGGTGGAGATGCTCCGCGCCTACGACGGCGACCGCAATCGACTGGGCAACGCCGAGAAATTTCTGCTGCTCCATTTGATGACGATCCCCAACTACCGTCTAAGGATCGAGTCCATGTTGCTCAAGGAGGAGTTCAACTCTCAGATCAACTACCTCGGACCGAGCATCGACGCCATGATCATGGCCGGTGAAAAGCTCAAGGGCAACAAACATCTCCAAGACATCCTCTACATGGTCGTCGTGGCCGGAAACTTCCTGAATTCGGGCGGCTATGCGGGAAACGCTGGCGGAGTCAAACTGGCCTCTCTGCAGAAGCTTGCCGACATCCGAGCCAACAAGCCGGGCATGAATTTGATCCACTTTGTGGCCCTGCAGGCCGAGAAAAAGGACAAGGAATTGCTCAAAATGCCGGAAGAGATGAGCGTCTTGGAAGATGCCACCAAGACGACGGTCGAGCAATTGCGTAACGAGGTCAACGCATTGGACCTCCGCATCACCAACATCGCCAAACAGATTGATGCTCCCAACACGCCGCCCGATATCAAGAACCAGATGGAGGAATTCCTCCGCAGTGCCAAGGACGAAATGGCAGACCTCCAGAAGGATTTATTG GAACTGGATGAAGTGAGGACGGAGCTGGCCGATTTCTTCTGCGAGGATCGCGATTCATTTAAACTCGAAGAATGCTTCAAACTTTTCCTAAACTTCTGCCAGCGCTTCCGGACTGGCGTTTTGGAAAATGAACACCGACGACAACATGAAGCTGCGGCTGAAAATCGCCGTCGGCAACGTGAAGAGCAACTGGCCCTGAAACGCCGTCAAAGcgccg GTGGACCGCAAGGTAGCACCGGAGACAACGATTCCGAAAACGTCATGGATTCCCTCCTGCTGGACATTCGTTGCGGCTTTCCTATGCGCGACAAG TTCCGCAAAGGTAAGAAAGCATCGATCGACCCGTCCGTCGAGGATGATAATGCGTCTCCTTTAGTTCTGGCCGTCGCCAGCTCTCCTCGGGTCAGCCGTAAACGGCTCGGCTCCAACACCGTCGTCACGGTGCCCAGCAGCAACGACGCCAGCCGACAAGACGACAGCCTTCTGG AGGACCTGACGCCCAACGGGAGTCTGCGACGACGTCGAAGCCGCGTACCTTCGGAGGAAGACGACACGCTGATGGATTACCTAAGGACGTCGGGTCACGCTGACGGGTCCCGCGAGCGCAAATCAACCGGCAACATAC CCGACGGATACGGATCGCTGGATCGTTCTTGGTATCgtaatcgaacccgagccagCGGCGGACCCGGCCAGAAGAAGCGGCCAGATCTGATGAGCGCCGACTTTACGGGAGGCGGAGGAACTTTGGCTCCGTCACCGTTGGCAGCCCCTCCACCTGTCCAAGACAACAGCGGACCGAGCACGCTGGAGCCGCTGCCGGAGACGACTCTCATCGAGAGCCGGAGGTCACCCAGGCGAGACTGGAAGCCGCCGTTGGAGAACACGGACGTGGTCGGAGTCATGGAAGCCATCGAAG ATGCTTCAACTCGGGAAAAATCGGCCTGGCAGCGAAAATCGGCATTGCCTGGCACTGCTAGCACGGCAACTGACAACCCCCTGGATGGCCGAAATCGCTTCCGCCGTATGAGGTCACGACTTCAACCGGAAGAAACTGATCGGCCGACAACTCCAGCAACGCCCATAGTTCCATCTACTCCG GTTCAACCGGATAGTGAAGTGGAGCGGAGGAAAGCCATGATAGGATCGTTGGGCAGGCAACCGACTGAAGATAAACTGACTATTTACATCAAACAAGACAGTGAGCCTCATGTCAAAGAAATGCTGCCCACGCTGGTCGAACAGAGTCCGGTCACCACGAGACGAAGGAGCGATCAAGGGCTGTCAACTCCGATTGAAGGATCGGGAACGGCTTCGCGTCTACTCAATCGCTACCGACAACAGACGCCACTAGACGTGCCCAATGACCTTCTGCGAACCATTGAAGAAGTCGATCGCACTCCCAAGAGTCCTGTCGAGACGTCGGAAACTTACGACCGGTCACCCGGTCCGTTGACCGGAACCACACCGCCCGCCACGATCCTATCGGCTGCTGAACGGGAGAAGAAGCGTTATCAACGCACTATG ACTCCCAACACGTTGCGATCAAAACTCCAGGAGAAACTGATTAGCGGTTTCGATACCAACGAACTGGCTGGAACAATCGCATCCATTCAAATCACGCCGGAAAAGCAGACGGCCGAAAAGAACAACAATCCCAACACGTCGTCGTCTAAAACACCGGTAGATGGTGACTCTAGTGGAACTGGGGAGAGCGAAACTTCGCTTCCGCCCATTCAGCCGGGACCGCGAAAGCCGCGACGCTTGTCACGCGGAGGCCTCAGCGGAGAAGACGGACCGACGGATAAGATTGACATCGATTCGGAGAACATTGAAACACCTCCCGTGACGAGACGCGCTTACGGATCGCGTCCGTTCGTTGCAAGTTCCGGAACAACTTCGACTTCGACTGGCACATCCGAAGTCTCCGGTTCGCCGTCGACCGGAACTTCGTCTTCCAAAAACGGCCGAACTTCCATGAAAGCTGAAGACGACGAATTGGGTGATGGTAATTTCGATCGCTACTCATCCGTCCGTCGCACCCGTCGACTCCGCAAGGCGCCAGAGGGAGCGGAAGAGGACTCTACCAGTTTGGAACCCCGTAAATCGCCCGAAGGTGTCGAGGATCCGGAAGACCTTTCGCAAACAGACGTCATCGTGGGCATGGAAGTGAAAAag GAAGGAGAAGTGAGCACGGTTGAAGTGACGCGCCGGATGAGCGAGGAGCGTGATCTTCAGCCGCACGCAGGAatcggcaacaacaacaacaacaacaacaaccacggAATGGCCGTGAGTAACGAAGACAAGGAACGGCGGCTGCAGCGCTGGAAGGATAAGTTAGGACCGCGGGACGAAGCAGAAACGGCCGTTATGACGGCCAGCGGCGCAAGCGCCATCAAGGTCCGCCGCGATCGACCCTCTCGCACCAACGAAGCCGAACCACCG GATGAGACGCAAGGCTCCCGTCTGGCCTTATCGCATTTGCGGGATTCGCCGCCAAGAAAAGCCGATTCCGTCTTTTCCAGGTTGGCACAGGGATCCGGAATGCGTGGAACGAGCAGTGCGGCCAACAACCGAACGTCAACTGATACCCAGCAG CCGAAACAAAGGCGCAGCCTGTTTGGAGATTCCACTCGTGACAGTTTCACGAAAACTTTGTCGAAGAAATTCGAAAGCCCCGCCAAGCGGCCGGAGGAAAATGGAACGAGTTCATTGCTGAGACGTTCTTCATCCATCCGGACGGCTGATCGTCCCCGTTCGACATTCTTCTCTCCGATCAGCAGCGAACCAACGGTTCCGGAAATGAGAGAGAGGACCATGACGTTGGGCAGGTCATCCAGCTTCCGTGTTGGGAATCGCACCCCAGGTGCCGGCTCGTCCACCCCGTCCACCGCCACGTCGACGACCGAAAAGAAAACAGGCTCGGGTTACACTTCGTCTCTAATGAATTGGCGTCCATTCCGCAAGAGCCGCGATGAGAATGCCGATCCGGAACCCTCCAGCCGGAAGTCGTCGATGAGCTCAACCATGACCAATCGACCGATCGGCGCCAGCAGCACGAGATCGTCTAATTTAGGAACGAGCAACAGCAGCCTGAAACGGTCCACCTCGTCCGTCGCATCACTAACACCCCTGCGG GGAGGCGGTTATGTCCCTGGCGGAATGTCTTCCACTTTATCCAGCGCCCAAAGGAACGGCCCATCAAGTACATCCTTGATGCGAACAGGTTCGGTCAAAACGGCAGCTGCCCCGGTAAACGGCCGGACAACATCATTCCTCAAAG TGGCAGTTCCAAGTTCTCCCGCTCCGGTCCGTCGCAGCACGGGGTCCAGCTTCATGCGACCGACCGCGTCGAGCGTGGCCAAGGATAAAGACCTGCTCGGTCCCGTTCTGGTCAAGAGCAGCATCCGCCCGACAGCCGCTACAACCTCCGTCGCTCAACGTCCCAAACTGTTCTGA